A single Zootoca vivipara chromosome 1, rZooViv1.1, whole genome shotgun sequence DNA region contains:
- the ZFP36L1 gene encoding mRNA decay activator protein ZFP36L1, producing MSTALVSPTIFELSEVLCKSNKMLNYSPSGVGGCLLDRKAVGTPAGGGFPRRHSVTLPNSKFHQAHLLSSLKGEPAPTLGPRENRFRDRSFSEGGERLLQQKQPGGQVNSSRYKTELCRPFEENGACKYGDKCQFAHGIHELRSLTRHPKYKTELCRTFHTIGFCPYGPRCHFIHNAEERRAVASGRDPAMADRPRLQHSFSFAGFPSAIAANGLLDSPTSITPPPIMSADDLLGSPTLPDCASNPFTFSSQELTNLFAPSMGVQMPGGGSPTAFLLRPMSESPNMFDSPPSPQDSLSDQEGYLSSSSSSHSGSDSPILDTSRRLPIFSRLSISDE from the exons ATGTCTACAGCCCTCGTGTCTCCAACCATCTTCGAGCTGAGTGAAGTTTTATGCAAA AgtaacaagatgctgaactacagcccttctgGTGTCGGAGGGTGTCTCTTGGACAGAAAGGCAGTGGGAACCCCAGCTGGCGGGGGTTTCCCCAGGAGGCACTCAGTCACGTTGCCCAACTCCAAGTTCCACCAGGCCCATCTTCTCAGCAGCCTCAAGGGGGAGCCAGCCCCAACTCTCGGGCCCAGGGAGAATCGCTTTCGGGACCGCTCCTTCTCTGAAGGTGGCGAGCGCTTACTGCAGCAGAAGCAGCCCGGCGGACAAGTCAACTCGAGTCGCTACAAGACGGAGCTATGCCGCCCCTTTGAGGAGAACGGGGCCTGCAAGTACGGAGACAAGTGCCAGTTTGCCCACGGCATCCACGAGCTGCGAAGCCTGACCCGCCACCCCAAGTACAAGACGGAGCTCTGCCGCACTTTCCACACCATTGGCTTCTGCCCTTATGGGCCTCGCTGCCATTTCATCCACAATGCTGAGGAGCGCCGCGCTGTAGCCAGCGGCCGAGATCCTGCCATGGCCGACAGACCCCGCCTCCAGCACAGCTTCAGTTTCGCAGGCTTCCCAAGTGCCATTGCTGCCAACGGGCTGCTGGACAGCCCTACTTCCATAACCCCTCCGCCCATCATGAGTGCCGACGACCTCCTGGGCTCTCCTACTCTGCCTGACTGTGCCAGCAACCCCTTCACCTTCTCCAGCCAGGAGCTGACCAATCTCTTTGCTCCCAGCATGGGGGTGCAGATGCCTGGTGGGGGTTCGCCCACTGCTTTTCTCCTCAGACCCATGTCGGAGTCCCCCAACATGTTTGACTCGCCTCCAAGTCCTCAGGACTCTCTCTCCGACCAGGAAGGTTACCTGAGCAGCTCAAGCAGCAGCCACAGCGGCTCTGACTCGCCCATCCTGGACACCTCGAGACGCCTTCCCATCTTCAGCAGACTCTCCATCTCTGACGAGTAA